AAAGCGCCGAAGACTATGGGATTTTAAAGGAATACAGCCTGCGCTTTATGAAGCGAAATAATGAAGGCTCTACCATGATAGCTCTTGCAGATACCTCTATAGAAATGGGGATTATAAGAAATCTCGCAATAAATTCTTTTTTAATCGGTATATCGGCTTTCATTATATTTTTTATACTAAGCATATTTTTTGCAAGATGGGCCATAAAGCCCGTTGAGGAAGCATGGAACCGCCAAAAGAAATTTATTGCAGATGCTTCCCATGAGCTTAAAACACCTCTTACGGTAATACTTTCAAATGCTGACATGCTTGCAAACGGCAAAGGCCTTATTTCCGAAAAAGATAACGGCAGGCTTGAAAACATTCAGGTAGAGGGCATAAGAATGAAGCGGCTTATTGAAAATATGCTTACCCTTGCAAAGGCGGATTATGTAGAGAAAACGACAGAGTTCACTTCTGTAATGCTAAATGACGTAGTTATGGACAGCGTTCTTTTATATGAGTCTGCAATTTATGACGATGGGAAATTTCTTGAATATGATATAGATGAAGACATAAAAGTAGAAGGGAATAAAGAAAAACTGAGACAGCTCATAGATATTTTATTGGATAATGCCAATAAATACACAGAAAAGGGAAGAAAAATAAAGGTAAGGCTCAATAGGATAAAAAATACGGTCCTTCTTTCGGTAAATAATGAAGGCGAGCCTATTCCTCAAGAAGAACTTGAAAATATTTTCAGAAGATTTACACGCCTTGATGAATCCCGGTCAAATCATGGAGGCTTTGGCCTTGGCCTTTCCATAGCAAAGGCCATCGTCGATGAGCACAGAGGGAAAATCTGGGCCGAAAGCGCCAAGGAAAATGGCAATACGTTTTTTGTTCTTTTAAACCTAAAGTAGAAATTCAAATAAAAAAGGCATGGATATCCATGCCTTTTTTCTATTTGTATCTCATACAATAAACCACCTGCTATGCAGGTGGAGGGAAAATGCTTTAGCTTCAAGAAAAATACCCCCTGTGATAAAATAAAGTGGGTTTGCCAACCACAATTATTAGATCATAGGAGGTGTGTCCGATGGACAAAAATAGTTTATCACATACAACCTGGGAATGTAAATATCATCTGGTATTTGCTCCAAAGTATCGAAGACAAATAATTTATGGAAGATTAAAGGCGGATATAGGAAAGATACTTAGAGAATTATGTGAAAGAAAAGGTATAGAAATAATAGAAGCAGAATGTTGTAGTGACCATATACACATGTTAGTCAGAATACCACCTAAATATAGTGTATCAGAGATAATGGGATATTTGAAAGGAAAGAGTTCTTTAATAATATTCGATAGACATGCAAATTTAAAATATAAATATGGGAATAGACATTTCTGGTGTAGAGGATATTATGTTGATACAGTAGGTAAAAATGCGAAAAAAATAGAAGAATACATTAGAAATCAAATACAAGAAGATAAAGTAGCAGATCAAATTTCATTGTTAGAATATATTGACCCGTTTACGGGGGAGCCAGTGAAAGGAAATAAAAAATAAACCGCTTTAGCGGTTATTGGGAAGTAAATGCGGTTGGCAAACCGCTTCGATGCGTCCTCAGACGCATGCCAGTAAGAGCCCCTTATAGGGGCAGAGCAAACTACCGGCTAAGCCGGTAGTTATGATTGATTTTTTAAACTTTTTTCTTCTTTGCCTTTCCTGTAATATGGTCTATTGTTATGGCGCATATGGCGGTTCTTTGCATAGAGCCTTCAATTGCTTTATCTGCCATATCCATATATTCAGGAAGGTATTTTTCAGCAAGCTTTAAAAGAACCTCTGTCTTTTTGTCCATATCATCAATGATACGGGCTTTGCCGAAAACTACGACGCTTTCAAAATATGTAGTGAAGTTATTGTCATATACGGGCTGGGTTTTTCCTACGACACTAAAGCAAACCTTTTCTTCATGCTTTATATTGTCCAGCTTTTGACCTGAAAGGGCACAATGAAAAAATATCTCATTTTCTATTACAACATAAGACAGCGGAACAACATAGGGCTGATTATCTTTGTCAACTGTTGCCAGAAAGCCGTATTCCCCGTTGAGTAATATTTCCATGGTTTCTTCTTTGGAAATCTGTCTGTCGCTTCTTCTCATATTTTGATACATGACACCCCTCCTGTAATATATACTAAGCCAACGTAAAATTATATAAGTGCAAGGTTATAAATCATTTTCAAATTCACGACCTCTTATGACTAAGAGCTTTGCTTTCAAATTTGTTAGCCATATAAATATATCAGAGGGGAATGATATTTGTCAATAATTCTTGTATTATTGCGAAAAGGCACGAACTTAGGAAGTGACAGTCTTAATTTGTGAAGCAAACTGAAATTTTATTTTGCATAGAGTTAATTTGCTTTTATGACTTTGTAAGTATGCCCGGCTTTGGCGGGTATAAGATAAGGGGAAAGCAAATGAATTATGCTACTACTTCACATGAATTAAAGTATGGCTTAATAAGACAGTAATCTATATTTTTTATGGGTTTATTGTAAAATATAGATAAAAGAGAAAAATAAAAAACCACCTGTCAGGCGGTTTCTAAAATTGCGGAAGCAGATTTGAACCTGCGACCTTCGGATTATGAGTTGTAGATTATTTTTTCGGATATTCCTAAGATGTTAAAAAATGTCTTATTTACTGGTTTTTTCAATATGCTGCATATATATTTATGGCAGCTGCTCTAGCCATAACCTGTTTGATAACTTAGCTTTTCTGCCTGCTTTCTTTCCGACACGCTTTCCTTTTCTGGAAGAGAGGGGAGCGCTAGGGGAACTATAGGCTTCTCTTGCATATCGAGAGGGCGAAGTGAGAAGAAAACCGCCCGTAGGCGATATTAAAACTCAAAACCCATATGGTGTTTTGAGTTAAATAAATCGTGGAAAAATTTTTTTATTTTAGATTAAAGCAGTACCTTACTGAAAATACTTTCAAATTTCCCATTATGTTTAAACAAAGCATATTATTTTTGTTGAATTACTGAATTATAGAATAAGTTGTTTTTCCAATCTGTAATGAATAATCTATTCATATACTAAAGCAGTAATATAAATACGCCAATAGTTTATATGTGAAATTACAATGTGGAAGGCTGATCGAACTGCATTAAAGGTGATACTTATTTTTACGCTTTTTGAATGCTTTAGTTCTAACTTCAAGAATGCCGCAAATATGCTGCTGGATACCTTGCTTATTAAGTATATCCTTTTTGATAGCACCATCAGGCTTAAAGAAGGGTAATCATTTTCGACAGAGCCCGGAGCGGTACTCGAATCTTCTTGATTTTTCCAGAGTCTATTCCATCTTGATTACCAAAACAGCGTTTAGCAGCTTGTACAAGGAAAGGGCGGCCCGGTTCGCCTCGCAGAAAGATTTCTTTCTGCCGCCCTGATCATACTGCGCCAAAGGCCGTTTAATTACACAGGCTGAACCTCTTTATCGAACACTTCAGCGCTTGTAAAAAGAGGAATAAAGCGCTGCCTTTGCTCATTTTCTGCCAGATGCCAAAATTTAATACGAATATCTCCGCCTATAGAAAATGAATCTCCTGCTCTTAACGTATCTGGATTCCCTATATATTTGAACATTTCTTTCGGCATTTCAACCGGAATATGCATTTGCATATTATTTTTAGCCCAGCTTGAATAGTATTGAATATAGGTTTCGGAAACGCATTGTCTGCGCCGTAGTACCTATTAAAATTCATCTTTCAAATTCTTTCGCATATTTATCTGTGCTCATAGAAGTCTCCTTTAATGTATAAGAATTATAATACGAATGATTACCATATGATTTAATTTAAGTGTAGACAGAAGTATTTCTCGTATATTCACAATAAAAACATGACAGGAATTAGCACAATTAATTAATGATTAAATCGATTTTGTTGTTAAAATTTAATGTAAGTGCATAAAGTGTATATAAGACTAATGTAAATTATAACGGTTTATAAGGATTTAGAGGTTTAGTTTTTGGGAAATATTGACATAAAAATCTGAAAAATGCTACAATGTAAGGGAAGGGAAATCCCGCTCTCCGCTGATAAAATAATTTTGTCAACAGAGGGTATATAAGGCTTAAGTACCGAAAGGCTAAAGGGGGTAGAAAGATGGACCATACTTATTTAACAAAGGAAGAAAAGTTTCTCTTTAGGGAGGGAACCTGGTATCGGAGCTTTGATAGGTTAGGCGCACACCCGGCATGCAAAGACGGTTGTGACGGCTATGAATTTGCAGTTTGGGCGCCGGGGGCGAAGGCCGTTTACGTAATGGGAACTTTTAACGAGTGGAATCAGAAAGAGTTTTCTATGCATCAGGATGTGTCCTGCGGGGTATGGCACTTATTTGTTTCGGGAGTGTGCAAAGGGGACCTATACAAATTTGTCATTGAAACGGAAACGGGAGCGCTTCTTTACAAAGCAGATCCCTATGCCTTTTATACGGAAAAGATACCGGGGAATTCCTCGCGGATTGAGGATATAGACGGATACAAATGGCAGGATGCTCTCTGGCTTGCACGCCGGAAGAAAAACGGCCATATGAACCGGCCTCTTAATATTTATGAGGTACACCTTGGCTCCTGGAAGCGCCATGAAGATGGAAGCTACTACACCTATGAGGAGCTGGCGGAGGAGTTGATTCCCTATGCGGTGAGGATGGGATACACCCATCTGGAGCTGATGCCGGTGATGGAACATCCTTATGACGGCTCTTGGGGATATCAGATAACAGGATACTATGCACCTACCTCCAGATTCGGTGGGCCCAAAGATTTTATGGCCTTTGTGGATAAATGCCATGGGGCAGGTTTGGGGGTAATTCTGGACTGGGTTCCGGGGCACTTCTGCAGAGATGCCCACGGTCTGGGTGCTTTTGTGGGGGATAAGCTCTTTGAAAAGGGCGACCACCAACAGTGGGGCACCTATAAGTTTGACTTTGGCAGGGGAGAAGTCCGTTCCTTCCTCATTTCCAACCTGCTTTTCTGGCTGGAAAAATATCATGGAGACGGCATCCGGGTGGATGGCGTTACCAGCATGCTTTACTTGAACTTTGGCATAGAGGACACAAATCTGAAGGAATACAATCAATATGGAAAGGAAGAGAATCTGGAGGCCATCGAATTTTTAAAAGCGGCCAACAAAGCAGCTGCCCAGTGGTTTCCCGACGTGATGATGATTGCCGAAGAGAGTACGGCTTGGCCATTGGTCACCTACCCGCCGGCGGATGGGGGCCTGGGCTTTCATTATAAATGGGATATGGGATGGATGAATGACACGCTCCGCTTCATGAAAACAGACTTTCCTTTTCGGCCGGGAAATCACGGACTTCTGACCTTTTCCATGATGTATGCCTTCAATGAAAACTTTATTCTGCCCCTTTCTCATGATGAGGTGGTTCACGGGAAGTGCTCTTTGATTGTCCGCATGCCGGGGGATTACTGGCGGCAGTTTGCGGGCCTGCGCCTGCTGGCGATGTATCAGATTTGCCATCCGGGCGCTAAACTGAACTTCATGGGAAATGAGATTGGGCAGTTTATTGAATGGCGGGACTATGAGGGAATCGAGTGGTTTTTGACCGGTTACGAAGCCCATCAAAAGCACCAATATTTTATAGAAGCGCTGAATGGGCTCTATAAGGAAGAAAAGGCCTTATGGCAGAAGAGCTACTCATGGGAAGGCTTTCGCTGGCTGGATGCAGACAATGACAAACAATCCATATTGTCCTTTATACGGCATGGCAAAAAACCGGCAGATGATCTTATTGTGCTTCTGAATTTCAGACCAGATACATATACTGATTATCGCCTTGGCGTGACGAGAAAGGGTACATACAAGGAGATTTTTAATTCCGACCATGTAAAATACGGCGGCTCAGGGAATATAAACGGGGATTTTATAGAGAGTGAAGCCCTTCCCTGGCATGGGATGAACCACTCCGTAAGGATAAGTGTTCCGCCTATCGGTGGGGTTATCCTGAAAAGATGCGGAAAAATGCACAATAAGAGCGATGGCGGGCAGGAGGAAAAAGGATGATTTTTACCGACAAACAAGATTTTATCAACCAATACAGAGAGATGATTATAAATGATTTCAGCAGAGATTTTGAGCAATGCAGCGATAAGGAACGCTACTTGACGCTGGTCCGGCTGATTGCAGCGAAGGCGAAAATAAAGCAGGACCTGTTCGCAGAGGAAGGTTCCTGCATGGACAGGAAAACAATCTATTACTTTTCCATGGAGTTTCTCGTTGGTAGGCTTTTGGACAGCTACTTGGTCAATTTTGGCGTGAAGGCGCTTGTTGCAGAGTCAATTTTAGACATGGGCGCCAATCTGGAGACCCTCTATCAACAGGAACGGGATCCGGGGCTGGGAAACGGCGGTTTAGGAAGGCTGGCGGCATGTTTTTTGGACGCCATGGCTTCCATGGGCATACATGGCCATGGAAATGGCATAAGGTATAGATATGGACTTTTTGAGCAAGCCATAGAAAACGGAAAGCAAGTGGAGAAAGCGGACAATTGGATGGAAATCGGTTATCCCTGGGAGGTTCGTAACCCCGGTAAATCTGTGGTGGTCCAGTTCGGCGGACATGTGACCCGCCATGAGGAGGAAGGAAACTTCCGGTACTCCTGGGACGGCGGCGAGCGGGTGCTTGCGGTGCCCTACGATGTGCCTGTGGTGGGCTACGGCGGCGAGTCCGTCAACAATCTTCGGCTGTGGGACGTGGAACCCATCGATGAAAAGTTTGACATGGATGCCTTTAACAGCGGTGATTACAGCGGCGCTTTAAAACATCGCTCCGAAGTGGAGGCCATTACCTGTATCCTTTACCCAAAAGACAACAGCGAGACGGGCAGGATACTGCGGCTGAAGCAGGAATACTTTTTTGTGGCAGCGGGAATGGAGAATATTGTCCGGTCCTTTAAAAAGAATTATGGTTCGGATTGGAGCCGGTTTACGGAGCTTGTGGGCATCCATACCAACGACACCCATCCGGCCTTGTGTGCGCCGGAGCTTCTCAGAATCCTCATCGATAGGGAGGGCCTGGATTGGGATAAGGCCTGGGAGCTGGTGACGGGGAGCATCTCCTTTACAAACCATACGGTGCTGCCGGAGGCCCTTGAAAAATGGCCCATAGATATGTTCAGGGCATTGCTGCCGAGAATATATGACTTTGTGGAAGAGATTGACCGCAGATATCGGGAATCCTTCCCCAGAGATGTGGAAAACTGGCAGGAACTTTTAAAAAACACCGCGATTCTATGGGACGGTCAGGTGCGTATGGCGAACCTCTCCATCATTGCAGGGCATTCGGTAAACGGTGTAGCGGAGCTTCATACAGAGATTCTTAAAAAAGACGTATTTAGAGAGTTTTACACCATGACGCCGGAAAAATTCCGAAACATGACAAACGGCGTGGATCACCGCAGGTTTTTGCTGGAGTCAAACCCGCCTTTGAGCCGCCTAATCACCTCTGCCATAGGGGGCGAGTGGGTACGGGAGGCTAATCAGCTCAGAAAGCTGGAAGCCTTTAAGGAGGATGGCGAATTCTTGAAAAAGCTCGGGGAGGCCAAGCGGGAAAATAAGGTGCGCCTTTCGCGGTATATCATGGAACGCTGTGGTGTAGCGGTGAGTCCGGACTCGATTTTTGATATTCAGGTGAAGCGGTTTCATGCTTATAAGCGACAGCTTCTCAACGTTTTCAAGATTATGGATCTTTATAATCGCATTCTTGACGATCCAGGTTTTGAAATACATCCCACCGTCTTTATTTTCGCAGGAAAGGCAGCCCAAGGGTATGATTTTGCAAAAGACGTGATAAGGCTCATAAACGCTGTGGCCAAGACGGTCAACGACGACCTCCGGGTGAAGGAAATGATTAAGGTTGTATTTATCCCCAACTTTTCCGTTTCCAACGGACAGCTTATCTACCCGGCAGCGGATATCAGCGAACAGATATCAACGGCAGGCAAGGAGGCTTCGGGGACGGGCAACATGAAGTTTATGTTTAACGGCGCGGTGACTTTGGGCACGCTGGACGGTGCCAACGTGGAAATCAACCGGCTTGTAGGCGAGGAGAACATCCGGATATTCGGTCTTCGCGCCGAGGATATAGAGCGGATGAGAAAGGACGGCAGCTATTTTGCCTGGGATGAATACAGCAATGACAACCGGATTAAA
This is a stretch of genomic DNA from Anaeropeptidivorans aminofermentans. It encodes these proteins:
- a CDS encoding sensor histidine kinase, coding for MIKALRIKFVAIMMSMVTLILLAIFVTMLVITQNNIERNSKDALRQSLSGRKIPGIGKIPERGPYEPPHEIRSPAIVLEYSEGKYKLISNQMYYVNEEELEEVASVVLESAEDYGILKEYSLRFMKRNNEGSTMIALADTSIEMGIIRNLAINSFLIGISAFIIFFILSIFFARWAIKPVEEAWNRQKKFIADASHELKTPLTVILSNADMLANGKGLISEKDNGRLENIQVEGIRMKRLIENMLTLAKADYVEKTTEFTSVMLNDVVMDSVLLYESAIYDDGKFLEYDIDEDIKVEGNKEKLRQLIDILLDNANKYTEKGRKIKVRLNRIKNTVLLSVNNEGEPIPQEELENIFRRFTRLDESRSNHGGFGLGLSIAKAIVDEHRGKIWAESAKENGNTFFVLLNLK
- a CDS encoding SseB family protein, which translates into the protein MQMHIPVEMPKEMFKYIGNPDTLRAGDSFSIGGDIRIKFWHLAENEQRQRFIPLFTSAEVFDKEVQPV
- the tnpA gene encoding IS200/IS605 family transposase is translated as MDKNSLSHTTWECKYHLVFAPKYRRQIIYGRLKADIGKILRELCERKGIEIIEAECCSDHIHMLVRIPPKYSVSEIMGYLKGKSSLIIFDRHANLKYKYGNRHFWCRGYYVDTVGKNAKKIEEYIRNQIQEDKVADQISLLEYIDPFTGEPVKGNKK
- a CDS encoding glycogen/starch/alpha-glucan phosphorylase; protein product: MIINDFSRDFEQCSDKERYLTLVRLIAAKAKIKQDLFAEEGSCMDRKTIYYFSMEFLVGRLLDSYLVNFGVKALVAESILDMGANLETLYQQERDPGLGNGGLGRLAACFLDAMASMGIHGHGNGIRYRYGLFEQAIENGKQVEKADNWMEIGYPWEVRNPGKSVVVQFGGHVTRHEEEGNFRYSWDGGERVLAVPYDVPVVGYGGESVNNLRLWDVEPIDEKFDMDAFNSGDYSGALKHRSEVEAITCILYPKDNSETGRILRLKQEYFFVAAGMENIVRSFKKNYGSDWSRFTELVGIHTNDTHPALCAPELLRILIDREGLDWDKAWELVTGSISFTNHTVLPEALEKWPIDMFRALLPRIYDFVEEIDRRYRESFPRDVENWQELLKNTAILWDGQVRMANLSIIAGHSVNGVAELHTEILKKDVFREFYTMTPEKFRNMTNGVDHRRFLLESNPPLSRLITSAIGGEWVREANQLRKLEAFKEDGEFLKKLGEAKRENKVRLSRYIMERCGVAVSPDSIFDIQVKRFHAYKRQLLNVFKIMDLYNRILDDPGFEIHPTVFIFAGKAAQGYDFAKDVIRLINAVAKTVNDDLRVKEMIKVVFIPNFSVSNGQLIYPAADISEQISTAGKEASGTGNMKFMFNGAVTLGTLDGANVEINRLVGEENIRIFGLRAEDIERMRKDGSYFAWDEYSNDNRIKRVVDQLADGSYAALSGGFNGIYDALLRNNDEFFVLKDFRDYIDSWHRLERLYSDSSAWNKVSLHNTARAGFFSSDRTVGDYAREIWRIQRRDEHI
- a CDS encoding pyridoxamine 5'-phosphate oxidase family protein, with the translated sequence MYQNMRRSDRQISKEETMEILLNGEYGFLATVDKDNQPYVVPLSYVVIENEIFFHCALSGQKLDNIKHEEKVCFSVVGKTQPVYDNNFTTYFESVVVFGKARIIDDMDKKTEVLLKLAEKYLPEYMDMADKAIEGSMQRTAICAITIDHITGKAKKKKV
- the glgB gene encoding 1,4-alpha-glucan branching protein GlgB, translated to MDHTYLTKEEKFLFREGTWYRSFDRLGAHPACKDGCDGYEFAVWAPGAKAVYVMGTFNEWNQKEFSMHQDVSCGVWHLFVSGVCKGDLYKFVIETETGALLYKADPYAFYTEKIPGNSSRIEDIDGYKWQDALWLARRKKNGHMNRPLNIYEVHLGSWKRHEDGSYYTYEELAEELIPYAVRMGYTHLELMPVMEHPYDGSWGYQITGYYAPTSRFGGPKDFMAFVDKCHGAGLGVILDWVPGHFCRDAHGLGAFVGDKLFEKGDHQQWGTYKFDFGRGEVRSFLISNLLFWLEKYHGDGIRVDGVTSMLYLNFGIEDTNLKEYNQYGKEENLEAIEFLKAANKAAAQWFPDVMMIAEESTAWPLVTYPPADGGLGFHYKWDMGWMNDTLRFMKTDFPFRPGNHGLLTFSMMYAFNENFILPLSHDEVVHGKCSLIVRMPGDYWRQFAGLRLLAMYQICHPGAKLNFMGNEIGQFIEWRDYEGIEWFLTGYEAHQKHQYFIEALNGLYKEEKALWQKSYSWEGFRWLDADNDKQSILSFIRHGKKPADDLIVLLNFRPDTYTDYRLGVTRKGTYKEIFNSDHVKYGGSGNINGDFIESEALPWHGMNHSVRISVPPIGGVILKRCGKMHNKSDGGQEEKG